Genomic DNA from Streptomyces sp. GS7:
ACCGGCTACTGGCAGAACTTCAACAACGGCGCCGCGGTGCAGAAACTGAAGGACGTCGACGACGCCTACGACATCATCGCGGTCGCCTTCGCCGACGCGACGGGAGCGCCCGGCGCGGTCACCTTCAACCTGGACCCGGCCGTCGGCTACGCCTCCGCCGCCGACTTCAAGGCCGACATCAAGGCCAAGCAGGCCGCCGGCAAGTCGGTGGTCGTCTCGGTCGGCGGCGAGAAGGGCTCGATATCCGTCAACGACGACGCCTCCGCCAGGAACTTCGCCGACTCGATCAACGGCCTGATGGACCAGTACGGCTTCGACGGCGTCGACATCGACCTGGAGAACGGCCTCAACTCCACGTACATGACGCAGGCGCTGAAGGCCGTCCACGCCCAGCACGGCGATGTCGTGGTGACGATGGCCCCGCAGACCCTCGACATGCAGTCGGCGCAGACCGAGTACTTCAAGACGGCCCTCGGCATCAAGGACTTCCTGACCGTCGTCAACACGCAGTACTACAACAGCGGTTCGATGAACGGCTGCGACGGCAAGGTCTACGCCCAGGGCTCGGTGGACTTCCTGACCGCGCTGGCCTGTATCCCGTTGGAGGGCGGGCTCGACCCGTCCCAGGTCGGCATCGGCGTACCGGCCTCGGCCGGCGCGGCGGGCAGCGGCCATGTCGCACCGTCGGTGGTCAACGCCGCCCTGGACTGCCTCACCGCGGGCACCAACTGCGGTTCCTTCAAGCCGCCGCGGACCTATCCGGGGCTGCGCGGCGCGATGGCCTGGTCCACGAACTGGGACGCCGCGAACGGCAATGAGTTCGCGAGCCAGGTGGGCGGGCACGTCCACGGACTGCCGTAGCCCGGCTCCCCCAAGGACGCCACCCCCCGAAAAATGGCCAGGTCCCGCGCACCGGGTGCGCGGGACCTGGCTCCGGGCCGCCGCGGGGCTACCCCCGGCCGGGCCTTCGGGTCAGCGGCGGACGCCCGACGGCTTGGGCAGCGTGCAGCCCGCGGCGTCCAGGTTCAGCTTGTTGCCGTCGCCGAAGCACTTGGGGATCCCGTAGGTCTCCTCGGCGTAGTTGGTGCCCTTGTGGACCGTCACATTGCCCTGGTCGTCCACCTCACAGGGGTTGTTGACGGTGCACTTCTCGCCGTTCTCGTTGCCCGTGTTGTTGATCGCGGTGACCTTGCCGGTGGCGTTGTCGACCACCGGCGAGCCGGAGGTGCCGCCGATCGTCTTGCACTCCGGGGTGTAGCGGACCGAGTCCTTCCAGCTCCAGTCGCCCTCCTTGAGGGTGGGCACGAACCCGTCGATGCTGCAGGTGTAGGTCTTCTTCCAGTAGCCGGACACCACGGTGATCCCGGCGCCCTTGGCCGGGTGGTCGGTGGACAGCTCCAGCGGCTTGATCCCGTACTTCTGCGCGATCTCCGCGTACGTCGAGCCGGTCTGATACAGCGTCACGTCGGTGTCGGTCATCGTGGCGTACGTGACCTTGGTGGCCTGGATCTGGCCCAGCTCACCCGCCGACTTGTCCAGGACGGTGAAGGCGCGGCTGGACTGCTGGTCGACTATGACCTGGCCCGGGGAGGGCATACCGCTCTCCAGACAGTGGCCGTTGGTCATCACCAGTGCCGGGTCGCTGTCCTTCGAGGTGGGCATCTTGACGATCGAGCCGGAGCAGTCGTCCAGCGCGACGGTGCCGGCGAAGTCGACCGCCTTCGTCCGGGGCGCCGGCCTGTGGTGCGCCGGCGCGTGGTGCGGGGCGGTGCCCGCCGGTGCGGCACCCGCGGGTGCGGCGCCGCTCACCAGGGCTGCGGCTCCCAGCACGGCGGTGGCCAGGGTGCCGACGAGAGGTCGATACATGTGGGGGGGTCCTCTCAGCTTATGTTCCGAAGTCTTTTGGCGTCAGTTCCGTGCCGCCACTTCGGTTTTGTCGTGCGCATTGTTGGCCGCTCAGGGCCCGGTCGCAACAAATTTCCCGTAATCGATGGCAAGTTGACGGACGGCCCGGCGCCGCGTACGCCTCGCACGCCGTGCATCAGGTCTTCCCTACCCCGCGCCCGCCCCTCCGCCACCTCGGCCGGCCGCGGTCGACCGACGAACTCGTACGTCAGTTGGGGCGGTTGCCCCTAGACGACCAGGCTGACGGCCGCGGCCACCACGAATCCGGCGACGGACAGCACCGATTCCAGTACGGTCCACGACTTCAGGGTGTCGCGCTCGGAGATCCCGAAGTACTTCGACACCATCCAGAACCCGCCGTCGTTGACGTGCGAGGCGAAGATCGAGCCCGCCGAGATCGCCGTGATGACCAGCGCCAGATGGGCCTGGGACAGCCCCTGCCCCGCCACCAGCGGCAGCACGATCCCGGCCGTGGTCACGATCGCGACCGTCGCCGAACCCTGGGCCACCCGCAGCACGAGCGAGAGCAGGTACGCCAGCACGATGACCGGCAGTCCGACGCCGTGGAAGGTGTCGGACAGGGCGGTGGCCACCCCGCTGCCCTTGAGCACGGCGCCGAAGACCCCGCCCGCGCCGACCACCAGCAGGATGTTGCCGACCGGCTTGAGGGAGGCGGTGGAGATCGCCTCCAGCGACGTGCGGGACCAGCCGCGGCGGATGCCGAGCAGGTAGTACGCGAGCACCAGCGCGAGCGTCAGGGCGACGAAGGGGTGGCCGAAGAACTCGATGACCGAGCGGCCCTCGGACGGTGCCAGCACGATGGACGAGAAGGTCGCCAGGAGGATCAGCACCAGCGGCGTACCGATGACGGCGAGGACGGCGGCCAGGGAGACCGGCTTCTCCCGGGGCCGGATCCCGGCCGCGGTCTGCTCGGCGACGACCGCGGCCCTGGCTTCCGCGGCGGCCTCGGCCA
This window encodes:
- a CDS encoding S1 family peptidase, which codes for MYRPLVGTLATAVLGAAALVSGAAPAGAAPAGTAPHHAPAHHRPAPRTKAVDFAGTVALDDCSGSIVKMPTSKDSDPALVMTNGHCLESGMPSPGQVIVDQQSSRAFTVLDKSAGELGQIQATKVTYATMTDTDVTLYQTGSTYAEIAQKYGIKPLELSTDHPAKGAGITVVSGYWKKTYTCSIDGFVPTLKEGDWSWKDSVRYTPECKTIGGTSGSPVVDNATGKVTAINNTGNENGEKCTVNNPCEVDDQGNVTVHKGTNYAEETYGIPKCFGDGNKLNLDAAGCTLPKPSGVRR
- a CDS encoding GntP family permease produces the protein MFLAAAAPTPPSPPHTGGLLALIPGTAGLLTVASLGVALLLVLIIKVRLQPFVALLGVSIAVGLAAGLSVTELFGTVQKSDVVSMIESGMGGILGHVAIIIGLGTMLGAILEVSGGAEVLSARLLAHFGERRAPLAMGLTGLLFGIPVFFDVGIFVLAPIVYAAAKRSGRSMVLYAMPLLAGLSMTHAFLPPHPGPVAAAGLFKVDLGWLILMGAVCGVPAVLAAWGYAAWIGNRLFVPVPHDMAEAAAEARAAVVAEQTAAGIRPREKPVSLAAVLAVIGTPLVLILLATFSSIVLAPSEGRSVIEFFGHPFVALTLALVLAYYLLGIRRGWSRTSLEAISTASLKPVGNILLVVGAGGVFGAVLKGSGVATALSDTFHGVGLPVIVLAYLLSLVLRVAQGSATVAIVTTAGIVLPLVAGQGLSQAHLALVITAISAGSIFASHVNDGGFWMVSKYFGISERDTLKSWTVLESVLSVAGFVVAAAVSLVV
- a CDS encoding chitinase, which gives rise to MPAGLAAALLTVAGTAAAGTASASEARPAAHPAAPAAAPRHAVTGYWQNFNNGAAVQKLKDVDDAYDIIAVAFADATGAPGAVTFNLDPAVGYASAADFKADIKAKQAAGKSVVVSVGGEKGSISVNDDASARNFADSINGLMDQYGFDGVDIDLENGLNSTYMTQALKAVHAQHGDVVVTMAPQTLDMQSAQTEYFKTALGIKDFLTVVNTQYYNSGSMNGCDGKVYAQGSVDFLTALACIPLEGGLDPSQVGIGVPASAGAAGSGHVAPSVVNAALDCLTAGTNCGSFKPPRTYPGLRGAMAWSTNWDAANGNEFASQVGGHVHGLP